A DNA window from Stenotrophomonas sp. 57 contains the following coding sequences:
- a CDS encoding PilZ domain-containing protein — translation MNTQPPQDTRRAPRRQVSDLVPVTDQMRECVVGRLGNVSETGMLMLASAPLREDALYQLRFPLPMVDGRQEVIDVGVHLLWSEPAHAPGQSWTGFRFLTLSREHRQLLRQWVGEDCDEGPVSTA, via the coding sequence ATGAACACCCAACCGCCACAGGACACCCGTCGCGCGCCCCGCCGCCAGGTTTCGGACCTGGTGCCGGTCACAGACCAGATGCGCGAATGCGTGGTGGGTCGCCTTGGCAACGTGTCCGAAACCGGCATGCTGATGCTGGCCAGTGCGCCATTGCGCGAGGACGCGTTGTATCAGCTGCGTTTCCCGCTGCCGATGGTCGACGGCCGCCAGGAAGTCATCGACGTGGGCGTGCACCTGCTGTGGAGCGAGCCTGCGCACGCCCCCGGGCAGAGCTGGACCGGCTTCCGCTTCCTGACCCTGTCGCGCGAACATCGGCAGCTGCTACGGCAGTGGGTGG